In Primulina eburnea isolate SZY01 chromosome 3, ASM2296580v1, whole genome shotgun sequence, one DNA window encodes the following:
- the LOC140828287 gene encoding large ribosomal subunit protein eL43: MAKRTKKVGIVGKYGTRYGASLRKQIKKMEVSQHSKYFCEFCGKYAVKRKAVGIWGCKDCGKVKAGGAYTLNTASAVTVRSTIRRLREQTES; encoded by the exons ATG GCAAAAAGAACCAAGAAGGTTGGAATTGTCGGAAAATATG GCACCCGTTATGGTGCTAGTTTGAGAAAGCAGATTAAGAAGATGGAAGTTAGCCAGCATAGCAAGTACTTCTGTGAATTCTGTGGCAAG TATGCAGTGAAGAGGAAAGCTGTTGGCATTTGGGGCTGCAAGGACTGTGGCAAGGTGAAAGCCGGCGGTGCTTATACATTGAA CACTGCAAGTGCCGTGACGGTTAGGAGCACCATCCGAAGGTTGAGGGAGCAGACCGAgagttaa
- the LOC140826666 gene encoding rac-like GTP-binding protein RAC2 yields MSTSTITNSSVNSNATATKFIKCVTVGDGAVGKTCLLISYTSNTFPTDYVPTVFDNFSANVSVDGQTVNLGLWDTAGQEDYNRLRPLSYRGADVFLLAFSLISRPSFENISKKWVPELRHYAPSVPVVLVGTKLDLREDKQFKNDYPGAFTISTQQGEELKKQIGAVAYIECSAKTQQNVKAVFDAAIKVVLRPPKLRKQTKYSKACRIF; encoded by the exons ATGAGTACCAGCACTATTACGAATAGCAGTGTCAATTCAAATGCCACCGCAACCAAATTCATTAAATGTGTTACAGTTGGTGATGGTGCAGTTGGAAAGACATGTCTTCTGATATCTTACACCAGCAACACCTTTCCCACT GATTATGTTCCAACTGTGTTTGATAACTTCAGTGCCAATGTCTCTGTGGATGGGCAAACTGTGAATCTTGGCCTGTGGGATACTGCTG GTCAAGAGGACTATAACAGATTAAGGCCCCTTAGCTACAGAGGAGCCGATGTCTTCCTGCTGGCCTTCTCACTTATAAGTAGGCCAAGCTTTGAGAACATTTCAAAGAAA TGGGTCCCCGAGCTAAGGCATTATGCTCCTTCAGTGCCCGTTGTTCTTGTGGGGACAAAACTAG ATTTGAGAGAGGACAAGCAGTTCAAAAATGACTATCCGGGAGCATTCACTATTTCCACCCAACAG GGCGAAGAACTAAAGAAGCAAATAGGAGCAGTAGCGTACATCGAGTGCAGTGCCAAGACACAGCAG AATGTGAAGGCTGTGTTTGATGCAGCGATAAAGGTCGTTCTCCGGCCACCGAAGCTCAGGAAACAGACCAAATACTCAAAAGCATGCCGGATTTTTTGA
- the LOC140826664 gene encoding ATP synthase subunit delta', mitochondrial-like, with product MPEYWPSPPHSNLQHFPIPTCKPSDPFTKSAMLRRAITGLYHHRPLSTEASSDELFVAAWRRIMPNMDPPKTPLSFMHPRPNAPSLDAIPSKLTVNLFSPYSSLFTNKQVDMVTVPATSGQMGILPGHISSISELKPGLLSVHEEHKMTKYFISSGFAFVHSNSITDIIAIEAVPIEQIDPSCVLKRLEEFNKKLNSASTDMETAEARVGIDVLTALRSALSE from the exons ATGCCAGAGTACTGGCCATCTCCTCCCCACTCAAATCTCCAACATTTCCCCATTCCGACTTGCAAACCGAGCGATCCATTCACGAAATCAGCCATGCTCCGCCGTGCCATCACCGGACTCTATCACCACCGGCCTCTCTCCACGGAGGCTTCTTCGGACGAGCTGTTCGTGGCGGCCTGGAGGCGAATAATGCCCAACATGGACCCACCCAAGACTCCATTGTCCTTCATGCACCCTCGCCCGAATGCCCCTTCTCTCGACGCCATCCCTTCGAAGCTCACTGTCAACTTGTTCTCTCCCTACTCTTCTCTCTTCACCAATAAACAG GTGGACATGGTCACTGTACCTGCCACGTCAGGGCAGATGGGAATCCTCCCGGGACACATATCGTCAATATCTGAACTAAAACCCGGCTTACTCTCCGTACACGAGGAGCACAAAATGACTAAATACTTCATCAGCAGCGGCTTTGCCTTTGTTCATTCAAATTCTATCACTGATATAATTGCAATTGAGGCTGTGCCAATAGAGCAAATTGACCCCTCTTGTGTTCTAAAGAGACTTGAAGAATTTAATAAGAAACTCAACTCAGCTTCAACTGATATGGAAACTGCTGAAGCCCGAGTTGGCATCGATGTGCTAACTGCTTTACGTTCTGCTCTCTCTGAATag
- the LOC140826665 gene encoding probable serine/threonine-protein kinase PBL19: MKCFYPFKEKTRSRRQNSAPVLKNQNNSDISQSERVTKSSCSAPSPRSIPELYEEKARHLRVFKFSELKQATNNFNRLLKIGEGGFGCVYKASIKPADGNGDPFVVAIKKLNKDGYQGHKQWVAEVQLLGVVDHPNLVKLIGYCAVDGERGIQRLLVYEYMPNKSLEDHLFSQAYPSLSWDQRMQIVLGAAQGLAYLHEELEIQVIYRDFKASNVLLDGDFHPKLSDFGLAREGPTAGRTHVSTAVVGTHGYAAPDYIQTGHLTTKSDVWSFGVVLYEILTGRRSLERGRPKSEQKLLDWVKQHPADGRKFGMIMDPRLENQYSLTAARSAAKLADICLVKNAKDRPKMSEVVENVKKILQISVEESPPTQYLESETMEEKPEIAMGAAESAKRRLAHLANLSEYVGGGGGGRFMMMQRSKMA; this comes from the exons ATGAAGTGTTTCTATCCTTTCAAGGAGAAAACAAGAAGCAGGAGACAAAACTCAGCCCCAGTTCTGAAAAATCAGAACAATTCTGATATCTCACAAAGTGAGAGGGTAACAAAATCGTCGTGCTCAGCCCCTTCACCTCGAAGCATACCTGAATTATATGAAGAAAAAGCTCGTCATTTAAGGGTTTTTAAGTTTTCTGAGCTAAAGCAGGCTACTAATAATTTTAACAGATTACTTAAGATAGGTGAAGGTGGTTTTGGATGTGTTTATAAGGCAAGCATCAAGCCTGCCGACGGAAATGGCGACCCTTTCGTGGTCGCCATTAAAAAACTCAATAAAGATGGCTATCAG GGTCATAAACAATGGGTAGCAGAAGTGCAGTTACTTGGTGTTGTAGATCACCCAAATCTTGTAAAACTTATCGGTTACTGTGCTGTGGATGGAGAAAGAGGTATTCAAAGGCTACTTGTGTACGAATACATGCCTAACAAGAGCCTGGAAGATCACTTATTTAGCCAGGCTTATCCATCCCTTTCTTGGGATCAAAGAATGCAAATTGTTCTTGGTGCAGCTCAGGGATTGGCTTATTTGCACGAAGAATTAGAAATCCAG GTTATTTATCGAGATTTCAAGGCATCAAATGTGCTATTGGATGGAGATTTCCATCCAAAACTTTCGGATTTCGGGCTTGCCAGGGAGGGTCCAACTGCTGGTCGGACTCATGTTTCAACTGCG GTCGTTGGAACGCATGGATATGCTGCCCCGGACTACATACAAACCGGCCATCTTACTACCAAGAGCGATGTCTGGAGTTTTGGCGTCGTATTGTACGAGATCCTAACAGGCAGACGGTCTCTAGAAAGGGGACGCCCCAAATCCGAGCAAAAACTGTTGGACTGGGTCAAACAGCATCCAGCAGATGGTCGGAAATTTGGCATGATAATGGACCCAAGACTTGAGAACCAATACTCCCTAACCGCAGCTCGTTCCGCCGCAAAGTTAGCCGATATTTGTCTGGTGAAAAACGCCAAGGACAGGCCGAAGATGAGCGAGGTGGTGGAAAATGTAAAGAAAATACTGCAGATTTCAGTGGAAGAAAGTCCTCCTACCCAGTATTTAGAAAGCGAAACGATGGAAGAAAAGCCCGAAATAGCCATGGGGGCGGCGGAATCCGCTAAGCGGAGACTTGCCCATTTGGCTAATTTGAGTGAATATGTCGGTGGAGGAGGTGGTGGGAGATTTATGATGATGCAGCGGAGTAAAATGGCGTAG
- the LOC140826668 gene encoding tubulin-folding cofactor A-like isoform X2 — MATLRNLKIKTSTCKRIVKELHSYEKEVEREAAKTADMKANAADPFDIKQQENVLAESRMMIPDCHKRLEAALTDLKGFLDWIIREILKKFRGKLRVQLSRLFRRI, encoded by the exons ATGGCGACGCTAAGGAATCTGAAGATAAAGACCTCAACGTGCAAGAGAATAGTGAAGGAACTTCACTCTTACGAGAAAGAGGTGGAAAGAGAGGCCGCGAAAACTGCTGATATGAAGGCCAACGCCGCCGATCCTTTTGACATCAAGCAGCAG GAAAATGTTCTGGCTGAGTCCAGGATGATGATACCAGATTGCCACAAGCGCCTGGAGGCTGCTCTAACTGACCTGAAAGGATTTCTG GATTGGATTATTCGAGAAATCCTTAAGAAATTCCGTGGTAAATTAAGGGTTCAGTTGAG caggttattcaggaggatttga
- the LOC140826668 gene encoding tubulin-folding cofactor A-like isoform X3 has product MATLRNLKIKTSTCKRIVKELHSYEKEVEREAAKTADMKANAADPFDIKQQENVLAESRMMIPDCHKRLEAALTDLKGFLDWIIREILKKFRGKLRVQLRLFRRI; this is encoded by the exons ATGGCGACGCTAAGGAATCTGAAGATAAAGACCTCAACGTGCAAGAGAATAGTGAAGGAACTTCACTCTTACGAGAAAGAGGTGGAAAGAGAGGCCGCGAAAACTGCTGATATGAAGGCCAACGCCGCCGATCCTTTTGACATCAAGCAGCAG GAAAATGTTCTGGCTGAGTCCAGGATGATGATACCAGATTGCCACAAGCGCCTGGAGGCTGCTCTAACTGACCTGAAAGGATTTCTG GATTGGATTATTCGAGAAATCCTTAAGAAATTCCGTGGTAAATTAAGGGTTCAGTTGAG gttattcaggaggatttga